TTAATTGGCTAATCAAATCCAATTGCGAAACTAAAATCAACATTAACGTGTCGGAAATTTGGGAGATTCCCCCAAAAGCCTGTTTACATATTCATACGCAGTTAGtacaatacaatctttattgCAACCTTTGTACATTGGCTAAGGGGGTTTGACTCGTTCCAGGGTCGGCGTGCCTTATACTCATGGGCAATTCCATGAAAAGGTCAACCTCCTActcaatttataaatattggtttaaactgcAATAATTGGTACCCTTTTACGGTCCTTTGGTAGTCGGAaatggggggggagggggggggtctTTCTTTCAACAGCAAATGTGCATTCTAGCCATATTCTAAAGGCGTTTCCACACGACATAAGTTTCCTTGTCATCATCGACCATTATTCTACGAGGTATTTGTATCGTGTGGCATTGTATGTAAAGAGAATACAACTAGAGTACAGTTCAGCTAGATGCGCGAATTATATTGGCACATACTTTTGGTAGGACAATAAGACACTGAGTGACGGTGGTTGCCACAATGATGATGCAGGACGTGATGCCGTAGTTGAGGTCGTAGTCAAATTTCAGAGTTAGTGACACCGTCACCCCGAGGAAACTGAGCACCACGATGTTGTAGATGCAAACACCAATCATCTTCGAGTCGTTTAGACCATCAACTTTTACCTGGATGTATAAAACTTAAATTCTAAAATCACAATCAGCGTTAACAAATAATAGCCTCCATCCTGATTTCGAAGtaaaatatagagattattatacgagcttgtgtgtcatactgatttcacgaaacgagtgtcaggatttttgtattgcccgagcgagtaCCACACTctcgagtgtaataatttctttattattagtGTTACATTTTTAGGAATAACAATGTctgtctcaaaatgtttcaaccacaactaggagacgacgaaatgacgtcatatttcacatgcacagtctgagctaggcaTGGGGAAGCTACGTGATGTTTTGACGTCGATTTTGACATCGAGCTGGAGCTTATTGTACAAGGATCCTGACACTGGCTTCGTAAAATCagtccacattatccaaaatattatttttaattaataacaagaTAGGACCATGTCAGAACGTTTCAAATGTAACTagattggattggataacatattaacgtgcctatatccaattaaggttcaagcatgtctcTCCTGGAAACAATCTCTGACTTAGCAAGTGACCGAGTCCGGGACATAAGGTGGGTAGAAGGGGGTGAATTGGAAATGGGTTGCATCCAGTCAAGAAAACTCTTAGATGTGGAAGGTGTGATGTGCGGAAATACAGTTATTGAGAAGCCGGACCCGTCTGAACAAGAGAATCTCAGACTAGGGTGTAGTCgtggttggtatagtggtgcgggcGGACCCGGCTCGTGAGGATACGAGATAGTACCAATATGATCCAAAGTAAAGTTCAGAAAAGAGTACTAGGGATCGACCCAACTGCCTATTTCTTCTAAGAGTGAGACAGTCAATCTTCAGTTGGAGACTAAACGCGAGCATCCgcggcgttctgcagaatggtcgCCATACGAGCCACGGAAAAACTTGAGCACAAAAGTCAGCTAAAACAAAATGACGTGGAGacaaggaatctcgctgaaaagAAATCCAACCTGGTGGAGCAGGCTGTCAAAACGAGCAGCGTCCTAGATTTCAATCAGTTCCAGTGGCCGCATCCATCCCAGCAGAAAACTCCATTTCCCTGACAAAAACAATACCAATGgaggattcccaagtcgagcaagcgaaagcacgtgcagtgtgcacaggcgaaacaaacacgtcttaccgcggcgggctccagactgggaatgactaACTAGAAAGAGACAACGAAACTACGTCGTTTTCCCAGATCCGCTTCTTTtgagttaaaataataataataaaataaaacattgtccctttttttcttttcacggCTTTGCCTAGGAACCTAACAGGTGTTATATATGTGACTGTAATGTGTTTTTGACGcctaatttgtttttgtcataatctactagtacatgtattaaaaagcGTTTTTGTATTTAACATTTAGACATGCAAACAAATTAAATTGAGAGGGTGTTTCAAACCTTTCGTGTTTGCAGTGCCAGGAATACCCCAAACAGCAGAATGATGCCTTGGAAAGTCAGCAGACAACCCAGGAAGTAAATCTGTTTTTGAGAGTAGCAATTTTTTATGCTTTCGCGTATTTCGATGTCATCAATTACGTTGACCTACAAAAACAAACGTTAGGACTGTAGGAACTCAAGTTCGATatttatagaatatttaaaCACACAAAGTCAAAATTGGCAGACTTTAAAAGGCGTAGCAACTCCTACAACTCCTGCCTGTACGGACAACACGTGTTCTGTGTGTAAATCCAGTAAGTCCAGTAGGGCCCTCACGAGTCCAACAAAATATTGTACTCGAATACTCGTCGGTCAAACTCGACGcggactcgagtacccgacacttacactagatgatggtgagattaaggaataaactAAATTAGCATTGTGTATCTTAATTTCAGCGCTGAACAttgatgccaaatcatgcccttgtattgcatttaaaaaccTTTTGATACGTGCAGTGTTGTGACAGACgaacggccagtttaaaaagagaaaaactagcgtatgtttatataattattatgtaacttatatcgttgattatctatTGCTGAAACTATTGTCATGCATTGgtcattgtattccaccttgtacgggtagACCCTACAGTCCAGTAATGATTGGTTCTCGTGAACCACGTTGTAAAGTGCAGTGAGGTCATCGGGAATGTGTGGAACTCAAACGGATACCAAAAAGAAGATTGGTTTTGTAAAACATGTCAAATAGAGAGCAGTACTACACCGATTCACAATTTCAGGTACCAatcacccaccaccaccaccaccaccccaccccccaccccccttcttACCTCTACAGGCAACTGGTGAACGACAATCTGGAACGGGTCGATAACAAACCAGACAATGATGATGGAAATGTTTATGGTTACAAGACCACAGACCATTAGCAACAGCTGTTTATCCTTGACAAcctgaaacaaaatgtttggtaTACGAGGCTTAAAGGTATAAAgtccttttttttaaaccctacTTATATATGTGTGTCGAGTGCGACGTTGGTTATCATAGTACACTGAAATCTACAGAAAATGTACGAATCAGtcaaacaaatattatgataataaataataacacattTACCTGACTTTCTGTAAATGGacttaatgttttgcatttaccatagtttgacacctaatagccgatgtttttgtcgtgatggggtgtcgataaacattcgttcattcatttattgtgtaattgGATATATTCTGGTTGGCACAAAATAACCCAAATATTGTATACAAGTCTTAGggttattttgtgttttgtaataacaactgaaaatgGGGTGGTGCATTTACATCCTGATGGATTTGACCGTGCACTCGAGGATTTTTACAATGCTGGGTTTTAAGTAGAGTTTTAGAAATATATGTTAGTGAATCGTCAAGGTGTGCGACAAAATCAAAACACTTCAACTGATTTcgaacaaaaccaaaacatctCACGCGGTTAACATCAATCAGGGTATTTTTGTTgcaataaacattttgaaataggACCTTGTACCTTTAACTCACATATCAAATGTGTATTATTTCGCtgaggcgtcgttaaacattcattcattcattcattcattcattttatgtttaattaatgaatgtagtACAAAAATGAGCTCATATGCACATACAGGTTGGACGGATTTACCTTCTTCTGCTTAGTGCCATGAGTGAATATCACATACACCCGCCATGTTTTAGCGAACAGTCCGCCAAATGCCAATGAGAATCCAACAGTCAGTGACACAAGTTTTGCctgagaaaataaattaaaatttaaaccaatttgtttttgtcttaaaaCCATCTTAATTTAACAGGCATTCTGAGTGTACTGCTAAACCAATACATGCTCCCTATCGGCCCAACGAAATtgcatatctcctaagttcaagggtcataactctgtggaaatgtgtaaatcgccatgaaagttaaaacttaatctgtaacagtatatgataaagctatacacaaaatgtcagctcaatagcTAGAGGTATTGTGACaaaatccggaaaactatatgtaggacGGAAAggcggagatgaaacctatagtcccctccggttggattGGTAGGGGATTAATACATAGataggggcgagatgtagcccagtaataaagcgtttgcttgatgcgcggtcggtttgggatcgatccccgtcagtgagcccattggactattactcgctccagccagtgcaccacgactggtacatcaaaggccgaggtatgtgctatcctgtctgtgggatggtgcacataaaagatcccattctgctaatcgaaaagagtagcccttaaccatatgtccgacgccatataaccgtaaaaaaaaatgtgttgagtgcgtcgttaaataaaacatgtccttcctctTTCCTAATAAATAGATAAACATACTACCACTTTTACCTCTgtgattactactactactactactactactactactactactactactgctacttccaCTTCTACATACCAACTACTActagcagaggcggatctggggggggggggggctaaattttgcaacagttataattttattatatattcattttcatccccctccaaacctccccaaagttctcttggcattccgcctcatgtcattgccagTGTtgtttctggatccgccactgactactactactgaagaagaaaacactttttaatacgtgtgtgcgtatgtgtgtttgcgtgttTACTTATATTCTTAAATATATTACCTCACATGCTAAAAACGTTGACGTGCTCATGCTTTCCCAAAAGACTGTGCTGTAAAGTATTAGACACCCAACCATGGTCACGTTGTTGAGGTTAGGTGAGGACATCTTCACGATCCTGAAcacaattgtatttttaaatcggCAACAGTAATActacatataatataacagaGGCGGATCGAGGGGTGGGGGCAGGGGCAGGGGCCCGATCCCCCTCTACATTCtgcgagttataattttattgtatattaattatatttgttttaagatCCCCCTCCAAACATCCCCCAAAGtttccttggcattccgcctcatgttattgcccccccccccccccccccattttctggatccgccactgaataatatatataaacaagtgtaaaaaaatatatatcaaagatACCATCTTTTTGTGTGAAATATCCTATTGATACatataagtattttatttattaatatgaatttgtgtgttttattgtatatacCTCTAAATAATAGCCTGTATATTAGTATGTTTTAATGGTATACTTTAGCATTTTCACCGTTTGTACTGCGTGGGacttaaataaaattacaaaaattctattaaaacaaaattactattGTAACTCACGATTTTTGAGATCACCACCAACCCATCCACGCACTGTGTGCGCCCCCAGGTAAGTTTACCGCGCTAGTATGACTTGTCAAATCATGGATATGTGCTTCACGAAACTATATTTTGGTTATTTTCTttggtattttcttttcttttttaacacgTACCTGCTTTTCCTGTATCCAATGTTGAATGCCAAGAACACACAGGTGAGTACAATCCCCAAGCCAGCCAAACAGCAGATAGCGATGTACAAGGAGGAGGATAGTTCTCGTGTGATCTTTATAGTGGTGACAGAATCCTTAGGAATGACACCACCTGTATCATTTCAAAACAAgatacttttctttctttttttttgatttttcaaGGAcaccaatacaaaataaaatatgaaacacaaataggttttgttttttgctgttATTATTCAGTTCTTATGGTTTGACGCGAGCAATTGCTCTTAACCGTGCGTACACGCGTAAAATTAATTCCACGTGGCCGAAAAATAGCTTGCCTCATCACAATCGGATATCGGCAAtttattttactcaaaattactTTGAATTTAATACAGGGAGCAACTGCTCTAACATATTACAGCAGAGCAGTTGCTCATCAATGATTTTCAAACGCACTTGGTAGTAGTGGTATTATATTAGCTATGGATACCTTCTACCTTTTTTCTACAAATACACATGTAGCACTAAGCACACTAGCCGTGTTCTTACATATAAATAGAATATAGCTAGGGGACACTGGAGCAAACTTCACAAAGAAGATGGTGCACAGCCAGTGTACACAGGCAGACTTCACAATGGATTTCAACAGTGTAATTTCCCTCACCTTTCCAAATAACTGGTGTGTCTGGCAACCACTCTATCTTATTCGAATAGTACAATCCCACCATTTGTTTTTGTCCACCTAAAATATAGCAAAACATTCCATAAACATGTAAAGTTTGTCTAGGCAATACATTTCcaagtctggagctccacgcggtaagacgtgtttgtttcgcgtgtgcacactgcacgtgctttcgtgtgctcgacttgggggtccttcgtttcgttgtttttgtcagcgaaatgaagttttctactgggatgtatgcggccattggaactgattgaacgctggaacgcttctcgtttcgacagcctgcacgaccaggttggattcttttttagcgagattccttgcctccacgtcatttctccgtctgactgtcgacttgggtttttttcgtgactcgtatgacggccattctgcagaacgccacggttgttcgcgtttagtctctacatgtccgagcctgtcctagcagcactggaagattgactgccccactctaagaagaaataggaagcggggtctgcccctactactctttttctagactttaccttgctttatagtgataccatctcgtatcctccggagtcgggcccgtccgcaccactataccaaaccatgacgactggactataccctagtctgatactatctctcgttcagacggatccggcttctcaagatctgtatttcagcacagcactacatcttcaacgtctatcgactgtcaatctaggggttttcttgatgggatgcaacccatctcgtccctttaagctgtgcacccaaacggccttaacgaggccactcgcgtggacatatcgatcggactttaaacttttagatctgccttcaaaattttatgttaaaattacttcttctttttttaaatattattaaatagtccgatcctctcttctttcgcttatttaattttggactgtccttctaaaatgctccaaattatataaatattcggccgagcagtcaattctttttatttttggcttgtaacctttttattttttttatttattctattaacatttttactaattgctattttaaaaattctgccgattttcaacacccccccccccccccccccccccttccatcccgagtcatgccaccgatcttatcagaggtcggactcgggatgggcgtgttcgaaaccctagtggtatatgggcacgttaaactagttaccatCATCTAGGCAATATTCCGAAACTGTCGATCTGCCCAcaccaacacaaaaacaacagaacCCAATACAGCATTCTATCATGCTAATTCAAACACAATACGAATATATACTTAGCCAAAATGGTTTAGCAGTTtcgtaaatgtgcttaaataaaagaaaactagtGACTAACAAAATACAATCcgacactggatttaattgaggcatcatttgtcagtataagtaacagaagatttcaatacaaaatgaaatgtgtgactgtcacgtcgttaaatggtgcttgggaTTACATACATGAAAATCTGAAAATTGTCAATAACATGTCTGAGCAGATTGGGCATGCAGTAAAACGTCACTTCATGCACTGAACGTGACCGATGTGGTGGTGGTAGCGTCATGGTGTGAGCAGGAATTCATGACATCGGACAAAACTGCCTCAATTTCATCATTCGCGGTAGTAACAGAATCATCACACGAGTTTGTTATTCCGTTCACGCAAcaggtgttttgttttaacaggaCAAAGCACGCCAGCAATCAGTCAGACTAACAATGGGACTTCTTCACAGGAACAATATTGAGACATTAAACTAGCTTGCAAGATCGTCTGACTTGTTCTCTACTGTACAGGTAtgggatttgttttgttgtagggTGCGAGAGAACCACACGCATATTCACAACGTCTACAACCTTAAACATGCTTTAACTCGTGAATGGATCTGTATCACTATTCCAGAGATCCACCGTCTCATCAGAAGCATGAACCGACGTTGTTAACATGCAATGCCGAAGGTGCTCAGATACGTATATGGATTTGTGTATGGATCCCAAGCAACATTTAACGAAGTGAcagtcacacatttcattttgtattgaaaatcgcCTGTTTCgtatactgacaaatgatgccttaattaaatccagtgtctgattttattttgtaaatgaatgaataaatgaatgaatgaatgtttaacgacaccccagcacaaaaaaaatacatcggctattgggtgtcaaactatggtaaatgcagattttattttgtaagtcacaagtttgcttttatttaaacacatttaccaaattgctaaacttttttcttctttttttgctaagtatataatgcacattttatgattttatgtGCATATGTTTAAGCTCAATAGTCGATGCTGAAAGGTCAGGACAtggcccatccatccatcgattaTAATTTCAAGTAATGTAATACAGATTCCTCATAGCGTGGTCGAGTCAATCCAAGGATACTGTTCATTCTATGACTCATCATACCTCTGCGGAGCTAACTCTCATGAAAACTGTACTGGAACTCTGTTCTGTGTCGACAACAtgtatcttacgagttgttttacaAAGTATTTTGACATGCGCAAGCGGATAAATGGTAAATATCCGACATGTATGTAGTattccatttaaaataaaaatatcgtTTCTAACTAAAACCCATTTAAAATTCTGTgggttaacttgtgcgtcataGATCAGTCGGTTTATTTTTATACGTCAGAGAATTCATTGGATTATATTGCTGTGTCGACCAGGTTATCGCCGTGGAGCAGCCAATCACAAGTCTAAAAAGGTATCTTCAATGTACAACGGGTTAACGAACACATGGGTAAGTAAAAGCGTTTGGTACCTTGCAATCTGGAGATCATATACATTGCGTTGAGGTCGCCATTCTTGTCGAAGGAAATATTTCCACGTACCCCAGTGAAGGTTGTGTTCATGGCATTGCTGAACAACAAATTTGCCATGTCTGCGTTCTTATATGTGAAATCTTCAAGTCTTTCTGAACcttcaaaaaataatttaaatggaACCAAGATGATTGCTTTTATGATACTCTAAAATATGATATTTGCACAAGGCAGAATTATTAAGAACGTTTTGACAAGGTCGTGATTGTGTAAGCGATGATAGGTTTCGGACATAAAATCCTCTTGCTGCAGCTGCAGCCCACTGCAGAAAAAATACTGGGTCCCGATTAGTTATTGAATTCGAGCATTAGGGATGATGTTGGATTTAGCATAAACATTCTGGACTGCCTTATATTCCTGGCTATAATGTGCAGTGGGTATATTTTCAGGACTGTGTATACCGTTAGGAGTTTTCtatataggaagactgccattaTCCAGGACGACAATACATTCCTACTTTatctggaatgaatgaatgaatgaatgaatgtttaacgacacccaagcacgaaaaacacatcggctattgggtgtcagactatggtaaatgcaacaacaatgatgatcaacatttatataaaaatgcaacagttaaagaactgtgcaaaaatacaaataacacagatatataaaattaaaatttagaataatattcagtatcacataaaaattgtaatacaaattccggatggaatcgaaatgattccatcacatttgtttctccaaatatatctttccgaGTCTCTTTGAGAtgaggacactccaccaaaatgtggcgtaccgtcagagtataCTAACagcgctcacactgaggtggaggatccttcttcaaaataaatgaatgggtcaagtatgtatgaccgatgcgagcacgacacaagactatttcatccttcctgcactgtctataggaggactgccactctcccaagaccggcttgatggcatgaagcttgttcgcaaccacaccatcccaatcatgttgccaagtcgaaaagataaatttgttaataccatatttaaaatcagtatacggtacaccaaccctggcatgaggcaaatccaaagcagacttggcagcagaatctgccttttcattaccgctgataccaacatggctgggtaccccaAAAAATACAACATTTTTATTGGGAATAGATAAAacgacacactttcgtatcaccatcccaattaagggatggtccagcttcatattgcgcaaagcttggagacacgaaagtgagtcagtaaaaataataaatttggatccactagaatcctttatttcttccaaggctttaatgactgtccaaacttcagcactaaagatcgatgctgaatcaggcagtcgcatggaaagtattgtgtctggtGGAAAAACTGTAgtacaagccacagaattcccatcccgtgatccatctgtatacacaggaatgtacacagatgcgccagatcaaacacaattttaggtggtgtaatacaccaaggtggtaaaacaaaatatgaaggagcttccaaagtgtcagttaactcaatgttggaaagcgacaaaaagtgcttaatgcgaagaccaaatgtacgaatagcatttggccttgcatcaaacaacttcatatatttgttgtcaaacaccgcagTATGTGTAGGATGTTGTGGTAAAGAGCTGAacttggtagcatactgcagagaaaccttttgcacgtctagcacccaaacaaggttcgtgtgcatcaatgTACAAGCTATCTACaagagatgttctaaatgcaccaagacataGCCttagtccctggttgtgtataggatctagcatctgtaagtaagacttgtgtgtcgacccatacacaatgcatccataatctagtttagacctcacaagagatatatacagacggagcataacctttcggtctgctccccattctgtattaatattaagagctttcaagcccttctttttaacatatttaagatggggcacaaaagatagcttcctgtcaaatataacccccagaaatttagtctcctccacaactggaattggatttttgtccaaaaacaactgtgaatctaagtggagacctcttttctggcagatatgcatacaaaccgtttttgcttTTGAAAATCGAAaaccattgtcagttgcccattgatgaagtttattcaaacaaagctgcaacttacgttcaatgatactcatattggacgatctatagcagatccgaaaatcatcgacatataacgaacaatccacaccaggtgttaaacactgggtgatgctgttaattttcacagaaaataaagttacagacaggatactaccttgaggcacacccatctgctgtgggtgaatgtcagacaaagtcgaccccacccggacattaaaagatctatctcttaaaaattgagatataaaaaTAGGAAGTAGACCTCTAAAGCCCATGCCaaggaggtcgtttaaaatcccataatttcacgtggtatcgtaagctttctccaaatcaaaaaacactgaaaccaagtgccgattatggatgaaagcttccctacaaaacgtttcaaatctaacaagatgatcaaccatGCTACGTCTAGTACGtctagtaagcaatttgtgggattcaagataccagacaagtctatgattgatcattcgttccatggttatacaaatgcaacttgtcaaagcgatagggcgatagctagtaggattggttggatccttacctGGCTttggaataggaatgataatagctttcctccaatcagaaggaaagtcgccagaaatccagatgttattaaaaatattcaaaagaaccatcaaagatgattcaggtaaatgttttaataactgttaatgaatttcatctggtcctactgaagtatcatgggctctacgaagaacatcctgcaattcctccatagagaaacgcctgttgtacacttcagcattttcagatgaaaaattaatggactgcttttcagctttagttctgactgatgtaaaagcatctgtactgaaagcagaagataaattatgagaaaagttgtctgccaatgctttggcaatgtcacgatgagacttgacatccgtatcattgacagacaaatgatgaactgtattactggattctttacctttgattttacggatcctattccagacagattttacggatgtttgtgaattcaacttggagacaaaagttctccaagatgatttcttactctgtctaatctttcttagagccttagccctagcaatacgaaatgcatccaggttatccccagtaggttcacgtttgaacctctcaagtaacctgtttcgctctttgaatgcatcttcgcacatatcattaaaccatggtttattgaaactctttggcactgccgaagtcttaggaatagtttcatctgcaatgcccttcaagatggaagtgaacaaagacatgggatcatcagcatccgtgatggcaaattgttgcagtcgagtgctgcacagatgctgaaactgaacccaatttgccttcgccaacttccacctttgaaccctttcaagtgatggaggtccatcattctccaaaataatgggaaagtggtcactaccacaatggtctgaaccaactttccaggagaaatcaagaaaaagtgaaggactacaaagggttaaatctatagaagtgaaagaaccactagcagaatgaaaatatgtacgacttttatcattgaataaaataagtcatttttgagaattaagtcttctaattgttttcctctaatatttacatcctcgcatccccacaaagtgtggtgaccattaaaatctcctataatgataaagggagtagggagctggtcAAGAAGATCTTGA
This DNA window, taken from Gigantopelta aegis isolate Gae_Host chromosome 4, Gae_host_genome, whole genome shotgun sequence, encodes the following:
- the LOC121370335 gene encoding gamma-aminobutyric acid type B receptor subunit 1-like encodes the protein MKKSNINLVATEIIAIDPAIQILKLKERGARIIVGSFYADMAVRVFCEAYKVGLYGPKIVWFLLGWYAENWWKSKSSSVNCTSEDIEQAVDGYFSVEAVIINPKGDVTISGYTPLEIQEIFWNLTNYEDLPAAILGLKGYDGIWAAALALNKTASDLEAKGSERLEDFTYKNADMANLLFSNAMNTTFTGVRGNISFDKNGDLNAMYMISRLQGGQKQMVGLYYSNKIEWLPDTPVIWKGGVIPKDSVTTIKITRELSSSLYIAICCLAGLGIVLTCVFLAFNIGYRKSRIVKMSSPNLNNVTMVGCLILYSTVFWESMSTSTFLACEAKLVSLTVGFSLAFGGLFAKTWRVYVIFTHGTKQKKVVKDKQLLLMVCGLVTINISIIIVWFVIDPFQIVVHQLPVEVNVIDDIEIRESIKNCYSQKQIYFLGCLLTFQGIILLFGVFLALQTRKVKVDGLNDSKMIGVCIYNIVVLSFLGVTVSLTLKFDYDLNYGITSCIIIVATTVTQCLIVLPKITGHFSTPRVHDIDRVGPVNDVPHS